TATATGGTTATACCGACACACAAATAGTGGAAGAAGGATATTACACCAACGGAAAAAAAACAGGCGTATGGACCGCCTATTTTCCCGAAGGCAATAAAAAGGAAGAAATAACTTTATTGAATGGCAAACCAAACGGCCCCACAACCACCTATTACTCCAATGGAAATATTAAAGAGAAAAGAAACCGGGACGGGCCAAAGATAAAAGGCGAACTCCTTATGTATGCCGAAAACGGGCAATTGACATACAAGGGTATATATGATGGGGCTGGCAAGTCTATAAGCAATGAGCGTTACACCGATGGCATTAAAAGTACCGAGACCAAACGTGTGAACGACTCCACCGAGGTGATAACCGAATTTGACAAAACAGGCAAGATCATAAAAACTACTGCCGAGCCTGTTGTTAAGGAGAGGTCGAACAGTAAATTCTAATCAAAAAACTCCGCCAAACTCCCGAAATAAACCGTATCCCACCCATTCCTGATATCATTATATGCTTCATCGGGGATGTTAGCATGATGCAGTTCTACCGATGTTCCTTCTTTATGCGGGTGAAGTTGAATAGTAACAATTGAAGGCGCCGGCTGTTCACCAAAATACCATTCCTGCACAATTTTTTTGTTCTCACTGAATTCTAA
Above is a window of Bacteroidota bacterium DNA encoding:
- a CDS encoding SRPBCC domain-containing protein, coding for MKDYKKYYILNAAPEEVYIALTNPFTIKLWTNEDAVMSAVPGTEFSIMDGSIEGKNLEFSENKKIVQEWYFGEQPAPSIVTIQLHPHKEGTSVELHHANIPDEAYNDIRNGWDTVYFGSLAEFFD